ACAGCCCCTTGTATTTCCGGCGAGCTCGAACTCTACCACACACGCACCACCCCACCGTGAGCGCACATACACTCCCAGAGGCTACATCATCTCTCTCTAGCTCCTCTACACAACAGCACCGGGGCCCTTTTAATACACAGACTTACGCCCAGCCCAGCCGCCCAGATCGGCCACTAACCCCAAGCACTAACTACAGCACGCATGCACCACACCGGCCACTACCACATGACCGGGCCACTAACCCACTAGCTACATGCATGCAACTAGATAACTACCTTATCCATGCACTCCAGGACTGGGCAACTCCACCGGACGCCCCGCTCGTAACATCCGCGGGACTCGGCTGCTAACAGAATCACACACGTCAAGATTAGTGCTAACACACAACACTATAAAGATGAGAATGCATCTGTTGGTATAGGTCGGAATCGCCAACACTTTTTTGTCCAAAATTGTACCAACACACAGTACGTGAGAGTTATATAAATTTATGACATATTATCCATTGGCAACGCTCCACAGGAGCACCGACGCCGTTCGTTTGGATAGCCTCATTGAAGTTGCTCTAACCAGACCATTTCGAATTTCATATTTCCAGAAGAGTTCACCCATGGTGACTGATGTGGTGAGTAAAAAAGAAAAGGCGAGCGCTGTGGTGGTAAACGCGACTCTATCCTGCTTTTCCTTGCCAAAGCCTGGCCCAAACCAAACGTACCTGCCTCCGTCCTTTCACTATAAGCCAAGCCAAAGACACCTGGCCTCTCACTAGGCACAAACCATGGCGATGGCCGGACCGTCCACCACTCTccctccgccgtcgccggagaaggCGGTCGATGTCCTCCCCGTGGACAGCCTCCTCAACATTCTCCGTCGCCTCTCCCTCGCCGACCTTCTCCGTGCCGCCCTCGCCTGCCACCGCTGGCGCCGCCTCGCCGCACGCTGCCTCCCCCGCACCGCCCCTCTCCTCGGCCACTTCTTCCACACCACAGCCACCGGTTTGCCGCCGCTCCTGCACACGGCATCCAAGGACACCGTCATCGACGCCCCCGCGGTCTTCGCTCCCCTCGACGCCTCCGCACCGAACCTCTCCCTCGACTTCGCTCCGGAGGCCTCCCGCTTCGTGCTCCACGACTGCCACCAAGGCCTCCTGCTTCTCGAACCGCTCGCGTCGCTTCCCAAGGGGATCCTCCCACGCCTCCTCGTCATCGACCCGGCCACCCGCCGCCGCGTGCTCCTCCCGCCGCCACCGCGCGACACGGTGCCCGACGACCACCGCTGGCGCAGCTGCAGGCACTACGTCGGCTCCGGGCTTCTCTCCCGCGCGCACCAGAGCAAGCTCTGCTTCGAGGTCGTCTGCATCTCCATCGACGGCGGGCACCCCCGCGCCTGGGTCGCGTCCGTCGACGACGGCCAGTGCCGCTGGCGCGCGCTCCCGCGGACCACGGAGGTGGAGGTCAGCTTCGACCCCTGGTGGTTCGAGTCGCGCTGCGTGCACGCCGCCGGGAAGCTCTACTGGCATATCTGCAACTCCGGCCGCGTGCTCTCGCTGGACCCTTCCACACTGCACTTCTCTTACCTGCTGGCGCCGAAGGAGATGCCCAGCTTCGGCAAGTTCCGCGTCGGGGAGACGCCGGACGACGGGCGGCTGTGCATCGCGACCGTGGAGGACCAGCTGCTGCGGGTCTGGGTGCGTGGGGAGACCAGGTGGAGCGACGATGGGTGGTATCTGGAGAGGGAGATGAATCTTACCAAGGTGTACGACTCGGTGCCGGGCCTGCCCAAGGACAAGTGCCTCAGGATCTTCAGTGTTTGGCTCAGCGACATGGACGCGGGGCGTACCGGCAAGTTGTTCATCAGAACCATGGGGTATGGGCGCTACTCCTTACATCTGGACACGGCCAAGATCGAGCGCCTGCACACCAAACATGGCAAGGAGTACGGCCACCCGATGTGCGCCTACTTCCACGCGTGGCCGCCTGCCTTCCTCGCTCCAGAGAACTGACTTTCTGGTGATTGGTATAACCTTTCCTCTTCATCGATGTTGCCTGACCTTGTGCTTAATTCCTCAGATCATTTCCTATGTGGTGCCTTGAGTTGTTTGttgcatgttcatgttcatgcgTTGGTACTTGGTAGCACATATCTGCATGAATGTGGAGCAATCATTCCGAAATACTGTTTTAGAATTTGCAGTCACAATTTCTGTTAAATCCTCTAGGTTTGAGATATATGCTAGTGGTAGAAGGCCTAATTGCATACCTGTACTTTCTTCCTCTACCTGGCTCATAGTTTATGGCTACAGTGTAGTACTATACACAAATCATCCCTATACCGGTCTATCATATTTTGCATTTCAAAGCATTCACTATTATGGGGCCAATTATGGCGATGGAGTTTGATGACATCTTTTTTTCATTTTAGCCACTTAATTAGCTTACAGGCTATCTCTAGAATTCCAAAATGCTGGGTTGATTGCTGTATCATTTTTTAATGGTGTTACTATATAATTTTGAAAAGAGCGGTGATTAATTTTTAAGTGAACTAAGGG
The Triticum dicoccoides isolate Atlit2015 ecotype Zavitan unplaced genomic scaffold, WEW_v2.0 scaffold114035, whole genome shotgun sequence DNA segment above includes these coding regions:
- the LOC119343056 gene encoding uncharacterized protein LOC119343056, which produces MAMAGPSTTLPPPSPEKAVDVLPVDSLLNILRRLSLADLLRAALACHRWRRLAARCLPRTAPLLGHFFHTTATGLPPLLHTASKDTVIDAPAVFAPLDASAPNLSLDFAPEASRFVLHDCHQGLLLLEPLASLPKGILPRLLVIDPATRRRVLLPPPPRDTVPDDHRWRSCRHYVGSGLLSRAHQSKLCFEVVCISIDGGHPRAWVASVDDGQCRWRALPRTTEVEVSFDPWWFESRCVHAAGKLYWHICNSGRVLSLDPSTLHFSYLLAPKEMPSFGKFRVGETPDDGRLCIATVEDQLLRVWVRGETRWSDDGWYLEREMNLTKVYDSVPGLPKDKCLRIFSVWLSDMDAGRTGKLFIRTMGYGRYSLHLDTAKIERLHTKHGKEYGHPMCAYFHAWPPAFLAPEN